From one Henningerozyma blattae CBS 6284 chromosome 1, complete genome genomic stretch:
- the HOT1 gene encoding Hot1p (similar to Saccharomyces cerevisiae HOT1 (YMR172W); ancestral locus Anc_6.243) — protein sequence MPNPSNNVPLEVESTNHLDENAKVTSTGIVPLMSTTTDSPNLNVPNNTALNSSLTPTLTANNLNQLSTKVNVNNGNDSNVKNGVMMELNHSISPQHVQSTSPKKSHNSIPNETPVTSTMATLNSVNIPNLSGLSNISSANNTPPPLTIPLPIKLNSTTTFPPISSNPNKIKSSASTSNIKRLNLSIGNNTTNTNINTASASSSSNPHLSSTSLHPTTNTLKMFQRMDELSVRMIKIEETLEKLCNVIESKKTNANDKLLAKVYSKLDDLSVKYDTLSNSITQEVRDNNGPLKKEDPKNRFVVELMNSIATASKNYYQNTTSQSNMDEYVNNFPNSNSNANATANANSNMIFNDFGLPTLNNSTHNNNNNNNNNNSNSNNNSNGNNNNSIGNNSTLTPMGNRIPLSLRDWHSTVTSNAHANALVSNTNKKTFTLDPNCIKKRRRIDDSTNSSTAYNNISSAKVNFNINNFSALSLPNLNMEHTGLTPSINKITSSKYNNSHQFVPFGTDMVANNSGTSNSTTNPVTIPNDTIVNSTSNDKSNRNVEDEEGYQEEDEDNEDDSINNIKITLPSTNRTGKSTTEDKKSKSNKSHAPYEQEASSQEEDEIEDEVILRPGNGVHVEDDDEDEEDDDDEDGDSEEQKGKKKSNDDNNNNNNNTASSNNGNELGQSNLNSTAILSGSANSIGNRTMTMDSNGIPSYTILKAPNSVRTIWEEYKNGINGSPSIKELEEKYGNKWRLKRNRKTFARRKRLYKFILKGIEKGNTAEDMIKILEERRLYRDEKGNFKRRTIGWLQQSLTGI from the coding sequence TTAAATGTACCAAATAATACAgctttaaattcttcacTGACTCCAACTTTAACAgctaataatttgaatcaattgTCTACAAAGGTAAATGTCAATAACGGTAATGATTCCAACGTGAAAAATGGTGTCATGATGGAACTGAATCATTCAATATCACCACAACATGTCCAATCTACTTCACCTAAGAAATCTCACAATTCAATCCCTAATGAAACTCCTGTAACATCCACAATGGCTACTTTGAATAGCGTTAATATTCCTAATTTATCTggattatcaaatatttcatcgGCAAATAATACACCACCACCATTGACAATTCCGTTAcctataaaattaaattctacAACAACTTTCCCACCGATATCGTCAAATCCTAATAAGATTAAAAGTTCTGCATCTACATCGAATATCAAACGattgaatttatcaattggtaataatacaactaatacaaatattaatactgCATCagcatcatcatcatcaaacCCACATTTAAGTAGTACCAGTCTTCATCCTACGACAAATACATTAAAGATGTTTCAAAGAATGGATGAATTAAGTGTTCGAATGATAAAGATTGAAGAaactttagaaaaattatgtAATGTTATCGAATCCAAAAAGACAAATGccaatgataaattattagccAAGGTTTATTCCAAATTAGATGATCTTTCGGTCAAGTATGATACACTTTCAAATAGTATAACTCAAGAGGTAAGAGATAATAATGGaccattgaaaaaagaagatcCCAAGAATCGGTTTGTTGTAGAATTGATGAATTCTATTGCTACTGCaagtaaaaattattatcaaaatactACATCACAATCTAATATGGATGAAtatgttaataatttccccaattccaattcaaatgcaaatgcaacTGCAAATGCAAACTCGAATATGATTTTCAATGATTTTGGTCTCCCCACATTAAACAATTCTactcataataataataataataataataataataatagcaatagcaataacaatagcaatggcaataacaataatagcATTGGTAATAACTCCACTTTGACGCCAATGGGGAATAGAATCCCATTATCATTAAGAGATTGGCACTCTACAGTGACATCTAATGCGCATGCTAATGCATTAGtatcaaatacaaataaaaaaacgtTCACATTAGATCCAAATTGTATCAAGAAACGAAGACGAATTGATGATAGTACTAACAGTAGCACTGCatacaataatatttctagtGCTAAAGtgaatttcaatatcaataattttagtGCGTTATCATTACCAAATTTGAATATGGAACATACTGGGTTAACACCTAGTATCAATAAGATTACTAGtagtaaatataataattcacaTCAATTTGTACCTTTTGGTACTGATATGGTTGCTAATAATAGTGGCACTAGTAATAGTACGACCAATCCAGTAACAATCCCCAACGATACTATTGTGAATTCAACGTCAAATGATAAAAGTAATCGGAATgtagaagatgaagaaggGTAccaagaagaagatgaagacAATGAGGatgattcaattaataatataaagatTACTTTACCATCCACTAATCGTACTGGTAAGTCCACTActgaagataaaaaatcCAAAAGTAATAAATCGCATGCGCCATATGAACAAGAAGCGAGTAGtcaagaagaagatgaaatagAAGATGAAGTGATTTTAAGACCTGGTAATGGTGTTCATgtagaagatgatgatgaagatgaagaagacgatgatgatgaagatggtGATAGTGAAGAACAAAAAGGCAAGAAAAAGagtaatgatgataataataacaataataataatactgcTAGCAgtaataatggtaatgaATTGGGCCAATCTAATTTGAATAGTACGGCCATTCTTTCTGGATCTGCTAATAGCATAGGCAATAGGACTATGACCATGGATTCCAATGGTATACCGTCATATACAATCTTGAAGGCACCAAATAGTGTTCGAACCATTTGGGAAGAGTACAAAAACGGTATCAATGGATCTCCCtctattaaagaattggaaGAGAAATATGGTAATAAATGGAGGCTCAAAAGGAACCGCAAGACATTTGCAAGAAGAAAACGATTGTACAAGTTTATTCTGAAAGGGATAGAGAAGGGTAATACTGCAGAAGATatgataaagatattagAAGAAAGAAGACTCTATAGAGATGAGAAGGGCAATTTCAAGAGAAGAACCATTGGTTGGTTACAACAAAGCTTGACAGGGATATAG